From one Eucalyptus grandis isolate ANBG69807.140 chromosome 9, ASM1654582v1, whole genome shotgun sequence genomic stretch:
- the LOC104420702 gene encoding GDSL esterase/lipase 7: protein MVPKFVAFFLLVIRLQTQVVVCSSSLHQPLAPALYAFGDSLFDSGNNNALPTLAKCNYLPYGDDFPKGVTGRFTNGRTAADFLAEFLGLPYPPPFLSFRMSGVITGLNFASGACGILPETGNALGKCLNLDDQVRLFESAALHDLPRLFKSSDELSSYLAKSIFAFAIGSNDYLGNYLNPVLYSTSKTYEPQPFAKLLVASLSRQLERLYNAGARKFVVFEIGPIGCIPTIAKKPNHDGVCDGGPNLLVSYFNQMLQPMLQNMTSSLAGSMFVLGRANGLGYDAVINPSRYGLTDSRNPCCTAWGNGTLTCIPLLTPCPDVDKRFFWDGYHPTEAVNSILASLCFNDTKVCSPVNIQDLVQI from the exons ATGGTTCCTAAGTTTGTGGCGTTTTTCCTCCTGGTGATTCGACTTCAGACGCAAGTAGTAGTGTGCTCGTCGTCTTTGCACCAGCCCCTCGCACCGGCATTGTACGCATTTGGCGATTCGCTGTTCGACAGTGGCAACAACAACGCATTGCCCACCCTCGCCAAGTGCAATTACCTTCCTTATGGCGACGATTTTCCAAAAGGCGTCACCGGACGATTCACCAACGGGAGGACCGCCGCCGACTTCCTTG CTGAATTTCTGGGGTTGCCTTATCCACCGCCATTCCTGAGTTTTCGGATGTCAGGAGTGATCACCGGACTAAATTTCGCGTCCGGGGCATGTGGCATTCTTCCTGAGACAGGAAATGCCTTG ggcaAATGCCTTAATTTGGATGACCAAGTGAGGTTATTTGAGAGTGCCGCCCTCCATGATTTACCAAGACTCTTCAAGAGCTCTGATGAGCTCTCTAGTTATTTGGCCAAGTCCATCTTTGCCTTCGCGATCGGCAGCAACGACTACCTCGGCAACTACCTCAATCCAGTGCTCTACAGCACGAGCAAAACCTATGAGCCTCAGCCATTCGCGAAGCTCCTCGTCGCTTCGCTTTCTCGGCAACTAGAG AGATTATATAATGCGGGAGCGAGAAAGTTTGTTGTCTTTGAGATTGGCCCGATTGGTTGCATCCCAACGATCGCGAAGAAACCGAACCACGATGGAGTATGTGACGGAGGACCAAACTTGCTAGTTTCCTACTTCAATCAGATGCTTCAACCGATGCTACAAAACATGACTTCTAGTCTCGCCGGATCAATGTTCGTTCTCGGTCGAGCGAATGGGCTTGGCTATGACGCGGTAATCAATCCCTCCAGATATG GTTTGACGGACTCGAGAAACCCTTGCTGCACAGCGTGGGGGAACGGAACCTTAACATGCATTCCATTACTTACCCCGTGCCCCGACGTCGATAAACGCTTCTTTTGGGATGGATATCATCCGACTGAGGCCGTTAACTCGATCTTAGCTTCATTGTGTTTCAATGACACAAAAGTTTGCTCTCCGGTCAACATACAAGATCTCGTGCAGATTTGA
- the LOC104420703 gene encoding GDSL esterase/lipase 7, protein MVPKFVAFFLVAIQLQMQAAVCSSSLHQPLTPALYAFGDSLLDSGNNNVLPTLAKANYLPYGDDFPKGVTGRFTNGRTAADFLAEFLGLPYPPPFLSFRTSGVITGLNFASGACGILPETGNAMGKCLNLDDQVRLFESAALHDLPRLFKSSDELSSYLAKSIFAFAIGSNDYLGNYLNPVLYSTSKTYEPQPFAKLLVSSLSRQLERLYNAGARKFVVFEIGPIGCIPTIAKKPNHDGVCDGGPNLLVSYFNQMLQPMLQNMTSSLAGSMFVLGRANGLGYDAVINPSRYGLTDSRNPCCTTWGNGTLTCIPLFTPCLDVDKRFFWDGYHPTEVANSILASLCFNDTKVCSPVNIQDLVQI, encoded by the exons ATGGTTCCTAAGTTCGTGGCGTTTTTCCTCGTGGCGATTCAACTTCAGATGCAAGCAGCAGTGTGCTCGTCGTCTTTGCACCAGCCCCTCACACCGGCATTGTACGCATTTGGCGATTCGCTGTTGGACAGCGGCAACAACAACGTGTTGCCCACCCTCGCCAAGGCCAATTACCTTCCTTATGGCGACGATTTTCCAAAAGGCGTTACCGGACGATTCACCAACGGGAGGACCGCCGCCGATTTCCTTG CTGAATTTCTGGGGTTGCCTTATCCACCACCATTCCTGAGTTTTCGGACATCAGGAGTGATCACCGGACTAAATTTCGCGTCCGGGGCATGTGGCATTCTCCCTGAGACAGGAAATGCCATG ggcAAATGTCTTAATTTGGATGACCAAGTGAGGTTATTTGAGAGTGCCGCCCTCCATGATTTACCAAGACTCTTCAAGAGCTCTGATGAGCTCTCCAGTTATTTGGCCAAGTCCATCTTCGCCTTCGCGATCGGCAGCAACGACTACCTCGGCAACTACCTCAATCCAGTGCTCTACAGCACGAGCAAAACCTATGAGCCTCAGCCATTCGCGAAGCTCCTCGTCTCTTCGCTTTCTCGGCAACTAGAG AGATTATATAATGCGGGAGCGAGAAAGTTTGTTGTCTTTGAGATTGGCCCGATTGGTTGCATCCCAACGATCGCGAAGAAACCGAACCACGATGGAGTATGTGACGGAGGACCAAACTTGCTAGTTTCCTACTTCAATCAGATGCTTCAACCGATGCTACAAAACATGACTTCCAGTCTCGCGGGATCAATGTTCGTTCTCGGTCGAGCGAATGGGCTTGGCTATGACGCGGTAATCAATCCCTCCAGATATG GTTTGACGGACTCGAGAAACCCTTGCTGCACAACGTGGGGGAACGGAACCTTAACATGCATTCCATTATTTACCCCGTGCCTCGACGTCGATAAACGCTTCTTTTGGGATGGATATCATCCGACTGAGGTGGCTAACTCGATCTTAGCTTCATTGTGTTTCAATGACACAAAAGTTTGCTCTCCGGTCAACATACAAGATCTCGTGCAGATTTGA
- the LOC104419455 gene encoding GDSL esterase/lipase 7 gives MVGTMRNRSRMVPKLVAFLLVAIRLRTQVVMCSSSSQRLAPALYAFGDSLFDSGNNNVLATLVNANYPPYGDDFRRGVTGRFTNGRTVSDFLAEFLGLPYPPPYLRYRTSRVITGLNFASGGCGILPETGNDMGKCLNLDDQVRLFERAAHNDLPRLFKSSNEFSSYLAKSIFAFSFGNNDYISNYLNPTLYNTGKTYGPRPFAKLLVASLSQQLEKLYNVGARKFVVFEIGPIGCIPTIAKTSNHDGVCDGGPNLLVSYFNQMLQPMLQNMTSSLAGSMFVLGRVNQLGYDMIINPSNYGLTDSRNPCCLTWGNGTLTCIPLLTPCLDADKHFFWDGFHFTEKVSSILASRCFNDANVCSPVSLQHLVQI, from the exons ATGGTCGGGACCATGAGAAATCGCTCGAGGATGGTTCCTAAGCTCGTGGCATTCTTGCTCGTGGCAATTCGACTTCGGACACAAGTAGTAATGTGCTCGTCGTCTTCGCAGCGCCTTGCACCAGCATTGTATGCATTCGGCGATTCGCTGTTTGACAGCGGCAACAACAACGTCTTGGCCACCCTTGTCAACGCCAATTACCCTCCTTACGGCGATGATTTCCGGAGAGGCGTCACTGGACGGTTCACCAATGGGAGGACGGTTTCCGACTTCCTCG CTGAATTTCTGGGGCTGCCTTATCCACCGCCATACCTGAGATATAGGACATCACGAGTGATCACTGGACTGAATTTTGCGTCCGGAGGATGTGGCATTCTCCCTGAAACAGGAAACGACATG GGCAAATGTCTTAACTTGGATGACCAAGTGAGGTTGTTTGAGAGAGCCGCCCACAATGATCTACCAAGACTCTTCAAGAGCTCCAATGAGTTCTCCAGCTATTTGGCCAAGTCGATCTTCGCCTTCTCGTTCGGCAACAATGACTACATCTCCAACTACCTCAATCCAACTCTCTACAACACGGGCAAAACCTATGGGCCTCGGCCATTTGCGAAGCTCCTCGTCGCTTCACTTTCTCAGCAACTAGAG AAATTATATAATGTGGGAGCTAGAAAGTTTGTTGTCTTTGAGATTGGCCCAATTGGTTGCATCCCAACGATCGCGAAGACATCAAACCACGACGGAGTATGTGATGGAGGACCAAACTTGCTAGTTTCCTACTTCAATCAGATGCTTCAACCGATGCTACAGAACATGACTTCCAGTCTCGCGGGATCGATGTTCGTTCTCGGTCGAGTGAATCAGCTTGGCTACGACATGATAATCAATCCTTCTAATTATG GCTTGACGGACTCGAGAAACCCTTGCTGCCTGACATGGGGAAATGGAACATTGACGTGCATTCCGTTGCTGACCCCATGCCTCGATGCCGATAAACACTTCTTTTGGGATGGATTTCATTTCACCGAAAAGGTGTCCTCGATCTTAGCTTCACGGTGTTTCAACGACGCCAACGTTTGTTCTCCGGTCAGCTTGCAACATCTCGTGCAGATATGA
- the LOC104420704 gene encoding LOW QUALITY PROTEIN: GDSL esterase/lipase 7 (The sequence of the model RefSeq protein was modified relative to this genomic sequence to represent the inferred CDS: inserted 1 base in 1 codon), with amino-acid sequence MRDHSPMVSTFSAFLLAVIRLQTRVACSSSPGPLAPALFVFGDSTFDSGNNNLLPTLAKANYXSYGDNFSGGVTGRFTNGRNIPDFLAEFLGLPCAPPYLSFRTSVVITGLNFASGACGILPETGDYLGKCLNLDDQVRLFESAARNDLPRLFKSSDEFSSYLAKSIFTFSIGNNDYINNYLIPTLYNTSETYEPWPFAKLLGAALSRHLERLYNMGARKFVVFQIGPIGCIPTIAKKSKHDGVCDEGPNLLVSYFNQMLQLMLQNMTSSLTRSMFVLGRANPLGYDAIINPSIYGLTDSRNPCCTTWGNGSFSCVPFLTPCRDADKHFFWDGYHLTDTVSSIIASRCFNDTIVCAPVSIQDLVQI; translated from the exons ATGAGAGATCACTCCCCGATGGTTTCTACGTTTTCTGCATTTTTGCTTGCGGTGATTCGGCTTCAAACACGAGTAGCGTGCTCGTCATCTCCAGGCCCGCTCGCCCCGGCATTGTTCGTTTTCGGCGATTCAACATTCGACAGCGGCAACAACAACCTGTTGCCCACCCTTGCCAAGGCCAATT CTTCCTACGGTGACAATTTCTCCGGGGGTGTCACCGGACGATTCACCAATGGAAGGAATATCCCTGACTTTCTCG CTGAATTTCTGGGGCTGCCTTGTGCTCCACCGTACCTGAGTTTTAGGACATCAGTAGTGATCACCGGACTGAATTTCGCGTCCGGAGCATGTGGCATTCTCCCCGAGACAGGAGACTACTTG GGCAAATGTCTCAACTTGGATGATCAAGTGAGGCTATTTGAGAGTGCCGCCCGCAATGATTTACCAAGACTCTTCAAGAGTTCTGATGAGTTTTCCAGTTATTTGGCCAAGTCGATCTTCACATTCTCGATCGGCAACAACGACTACATCAACAACTACCTCATTCCAACACTCTACAACACGAGCGAAACCTACGAGCCCTGGCCATTCGCGAAGCTCCTCGGTGCAGCGCTTTCCCGGCACCTAGAG AGGTTATATAATATGGGAGCAAGAAAGTTTGTTGTCTTCCAGATTGGCCCGATTGGGTGCATCCCAACGATCGCGAAGAAATCAAAACACGATGGAGTATGTGATGAAGGACCGAACTTGCTAGTTTCCTACTTCAATCAGATGCTTCAGCTGATGCTACAGAACATGACATCCAGTCTCACGCGATCAATGTTCGTTCTCGGTCGAGCAAATCCGCTTGGCTACGATGCAATAATCAATCCCTCCATATATG GATTGACGGACTCAAGAAACCCTTGCTGCACGACGTGGGGAAACGGATCTTTCTCATGTGTTCCATTTCTAACTCCATGCCGTGATGCTGATAAACACTTCTTTTGGGACGGATATCATCTAACCGACACGGTTTCTTCGATCATAGCTTCTCGATGTTTCAACGACACAATAGTCTGTGCTCCGGTCAGCATACAGGATCTTGTGCAGATATGA